A section of the Bacteroides sp. genome encodes:
- a CDS encoding thioredoxin family protein — MKRVNIFLGILFLAVASFAQGYQIGDEAIDFKLKNVDGKYISMADYPDAKGFIVIFSCNHCPYVVAYEDRMIALHNEFAPKGFPLIAINSNDPEVQPQDSYELMQVRAKEKEFPFPYVFDEGQKVLPHYGATRTPHVYLLERVGDKLKVAYIGAIDDNYQDASEVKEKYLANAINALINGQRPEPNFTRAIGCTIKKKS, encoded by the coding sequence ATGAAAAGAGTGAATATTTTCTTAGGTATACTTTTCCTGGCTGTGGCCAGTTTTGCACAAGGTTATCAGATAGGTGACGAAGCAATTGATTTTAAATTGAAGAATGTGGATGGTAAATACATCTCAATGGCCGATTATCCCGATGCCAAAGGGTTTATCGTCATTTTTTCATGCAACCACTGTCCTTATGTCGTTGCTTACGAGGACCGTATGATTGCGCTCCACAATGAATTTGCTCCCAAAGGGTTTCCCCTGATCGCCATCAATTCGAATGACCCTGAGGTTCAGCCGCAGGATTCTTACGAACTCATGCAGGTCAGGGCAAAGGAAAAGGAATTCCCCTTTCCTTATGTGTTTGACGAAGGACAAAAGGTTTTGCCGCATTACGGAGCAACCCGCACACCCCATGTTTATCTGCTGGAGCGCGTAGGTGATAAATTGAAAGTGGCTTACATCGGCGCTATTGATGACAACTATCAGGATGCCTCGGAGGTAAAGGAAAAATACCTTGCCAACGCCATCAACGCCTTAATAAACGGGCAGCGTCCTGAGCCTAACTTTACCAGGGCAATCGGTTGCACCATCAAGAAGAAGAGCTAA
- the rny gene encoding ribonuclease Y, whose protein sequence is MNILIIGIVAVVSLGLGGLIAGTIMRNTIVKKSQHILKDAVAEAEVLKKEKMLQAKENFLQLKSEHEKFVFEKNQEINASESRLKQKELAYSQRMEDNQRKQKELNALQENLNNQIEIVSRKQIELEKTYKQQLEKLESISGLSAQEAKSELVETLKAEAQSDAQVFIKDMMDEAKLTAHNEARKLVIHSLQRTATEVAIENSVSVFPIENDEVKGRIIGREGRNIRALEAATGIEIIVDDTPEAIILSGFDPVRREIARLSLHKLVTDGRIHPARIEEVVAKVKKQIDQEIIEVGKRTAIDLGIHNLHHELIRMIGKMKYRSSYGQNLLQHSKEVANLAATMASELGLNPKLAKRAGLLHDIGKVPDNEPDLPHALLGMKLAEKFKENPEIVNAIGAHHDEVEMTSLISPIIQVCDAISGARPGARREVVESYIKRLNDLEELALSYPGVVKTYAIQAGRELRVIVGSEKVSDKDAEQISYDLSKKIQTEMTYPGQIKITVIRETRAVAYAK, encoded by the coding sequence ATGAATATATTAATCATTGGCATTGTTGCAGTGGTTTCGCTCGGTTTGGGTGGCCTGATCGCCGGCACAATTATGCGGAATACGATCGTCAAAAAAAGCCAGCACATCCTGAAAGATGCAGTTGCAGAAGCCGAAGTGCTCAAGAAAGAGAAGATGCTGCAGGCAAAGGAAAATTTCCTCCAGCTGAAATCCGAGCATGAAAAATTTGTTTTTGAGAAAAACCAGGAGATCAATGCTTCCGAAAGCAGATTAAAGCAGAAAGAACTGGCTTATTCTCAGCGAATGGAGGACAATCAGCGAAAGCAAAAAGAGCTGAATGCCCTTCAGGAAAACCTCAACAACCAGATCGAAATTGTTTCACGCAAACAAATTGAACTGGAGAAAACTTACAAACAGCAGCTTGAAAAACTTGAATCGATCAGTGGCCTCTCAGCCCAGGAAGCTAAGTCAGAACTGGTTGAGACCCTCAAGGCTGAAGCCCAGTCTGATGCCCAGGTGTTTATCAAGGACATGATGGATGAAGCCAAATTGACCGCGCATAATGAAGCCCGCAAATTGGTGATCCACTCGCTGCAACGTACGGCTACTGAGGTGGCCATAGAAAATTCCGTTTCTGTTTTTCCCATTGAAAATGATGAAGTAAAAGGCCGTATCATTGGTAGGGAAGGCCGTAACATCAGGGCACTGGAAGCCGCCACTGGCATCGAGATTATTGTGGATGACACCCCCGAGGCCATCATTCTGAGCGGATTTGACCCGGTGCGCCGCGAGATTGCACGCCTTTCTTTGCATAAACTCGTTACCGATGGCCGGATTCACCCGGCCCGTATAGAGGAAGTGGTGGCCAAGGTAAAGAAACAAATTGACCAGGAAATTATTGAGGTAGGCAAACGTACCGCCATTGACCTGGGCATTCATAACCTGCACCATGAGCTGATCCGGATGATTGGAAAGATGAAATACCGTTCGTCGTATGGTCAGAATTTGTTGCAGCACTCGAAAGAAGTGGCCAACCTGGCCGCCACCATGGCATCCGAACTGGGACTGAATCCCAAGCTTGCCAAGCGCGCCGGACTGCTTCACGATATCGGAAAAGTGCCCGACAACGAACCGGATCTGCCCCATGCATTGCTGGGCATGAAACTTGCCGAAAAGTTTAAGGAGAATCCTGAAATAGTAAATGCCATTGGTGCCCACCACGACGAAGTGGAAATGACGAGCCTGATCTCGCCCATCATCCAGGTGTGCGATGCCATTTCAGGCGCACGGCCGGGTGCAAGGCGCGAAGTGGTCGAATCTTATATCAAGCGTTTGAACGACCTCGAAGAGCTGGCATTGTCCTATCCCGGGGTTGTTAAAACCTACGCCATTCAGGCAGGTCGCGAACTCAGGGTGATCGTAGGCAGCGAAAAGGTCTCCGATAAAGATGCAGAGCAGATTTCCTACGACCTGAGTAAGAAGATTCAGACCGAAATGACCTATCCCGGACAAATTAAAATTACCGTGATCAGGGAAACCCGTGCTGTGGCATACGCCAAGTAA
- a CDS encoding ferritin family protein, translating to MKTFSSLDEILDFAMNSEQEAVDFYTQLAAQQNNQQIKDLFLEFAQEEVSHKARLQKIKDERLFDMEIEKVTDLKISDYVVSRKPSPELSYADALVLAMKKEKAAFKLYTALAERTNNAELSKVFHALAIEESRHKLRFELEYDEFVMREN from the coding sequence ATGAAAACCTTTAGTTCACTCGATGAGATTCTCGACTTTGCAATGAATTCAGAACAGGAAGCCGTGGATTTTTACACCCAGCTGGCAGCTCAGCAAAACAACCAGCAAATCAAGGACTTATTCCTGGAGTTTGCCCAGGAAGAAGTCAGCCATAAGGCTAGGCTGCAAAAAATCAAGGATGAAAGGCTTTTTGATATGGAGATCGAAAAAGTCACGGATCTAAAAATCTCCGATTATGTTGTAAGCCGAAAGCCCTCTCCCGAACTGAGTTATGCCGATGCCCTGGTGCTGGCCATGAAAAAGGAAAAAGCAGCTTTTAAACTTTATACTGCGCTGGCTGAACGTACGAATAATGCAGAGCTCAGTAAGGTTTTCCACGCATTGGCCATTGAGGAGTCGAGACACAAACTGCGTTTCGAACTCGAATATGATGAATTTGTGATGCGTGAAAACTAA
- a CDS encoding cell division protein ZapA, which produces MKEQLISVIIAERPYRLSVKSEEEEQLFREAGRLIREKMTEYGSAYAFRDKQDLLAMVTLQFAVESLGVKQATGTQALLNEKLQKLERILDDHLKES; this is translated from the coding sequence ATGAAGGAACAGTTAATATCCGTAATAATTGCTGAACGCCCTTACCGGCTCAGCGTAAAAAGTGAAGAGGAGGAACAATTATTTCGGGAAGCCGGAAGGCTGATCCGGGAAAAAATGACAGAATATGGCAGTGCATACGCATTCCGCGATAAACAAGACCTGCTGGCCATGGTGACCCTGCAGTTCGCCGTTGAAAGCCTGGGGGTAAAGCAGGCAACGGGCACGCAGGCATTGCTGAATGAAAAACTGCAAAAACTTGAACGGATATTGGACGACCATCTGAAAGAAAGCTAA
- a CDS encoding TlpA family protein disulfide reductase, giving the protein MNKRVFQIFAFLTILAGGIQNAFAGDDKAIRMVNFDDFEPRLYFENDTIYVVNFWATWCAPCVREIPVFESVNEKYKDQKVKVLFVSLDFPNQLESRVIPFVERMDMKSEVILLNDTDSNRWIPLVSEEWTGAIPATLIYSNGFRGFYEQEFHLEELEAIIKPLLN; this is encoded by the coding sequence ATGAATAAAAGAGTTTTCCAGATATTTGCATTCCTGACAATCCTTGCTGGTGGTATTCAAAATGCATTTGCCGGCGATGACAAGGCCATCCGGATGGTAAACTTTGACGATTTTGAGCCCAGGCTTTATTTTGAGAATGACACGATTTATGTGGTGAATTTCTGGGCTACCTGGTGTGCTCCTTGTGTTCGGGAGATCCCGGTCTTTGAGTCTGTTAATGAAAAATACAAGGATCAAAAAGTCAAGGTGCTGTTTGTTAGCCTTGATTTTCCCAATCAACTGGAAAGCAGGGTAATCCCTTTTGTGGAGCGGATGGATATGAAGAGTGAGGTGATCCTTCTGAACGATACTGATTCAAATCGGTGGATACCGCTGGTCAGTGAGGAATGGACCGGTGCTATCCCTGCAACCTTAATTTATTCCAACGGATTCCGGGGCTTTTACGAGCAGGAGTTCCATCTGGAAGAACTCGAAGCAATAATTAAACCATTATTAAACTAA